One Bradyrhizobium sp. ISRA464 genomic window carries:
- a CDS encoding transposase: MNEDWARVVARLGGADALGVSARETKAFVRPREISNAVDLLRLILAYCLGERGLRLTTAWATSVGLVDISNVALLYRLRQCGDWLARLVGQALVSGAPKASRGRLIRIVDATTVPKAGTSGRNKNAVWRVHSAFDLPRERFGHFELTDERGGETLDRIPAVAGEIRLADRAYLQPERMARLLDAGADFVIRSGWKSARWLDAEGGLVDLTAELRKATAGGMIDRPIWIKRRSGVPLAMRLVAIRKPAQAAAAARRKARRTAQKGGHQLSRQTLDAADWVILVTSLKPKDFTTADIFALYRLRWRIELGFKRLKSLIGLKGPPGTDERSARPHILAHLLIILLLEPLVDELEDSPRLADAA; encoded by the coding sequence GTGAACGAAGACTGGGCGCGTGTTGTTGCGCGGCTTGGCGGGGCCGATGCTCTCGGGGTCAGCGCCCGCGAGACGAAGGCGTTTGTCCGCCCGCGAGAGATTAGCAATGCGGTCGATTTGCTGCGTCTGATCCTGGCGTACTGTCTCGGCGAGAGGGGTCTGCGGTTGACGACGGCATGGGCAACCTCGGTGGGCCTTGTCGATATCTCCAACGTGGCTCTGTTGTATCGCTTGCGTCAATGCGGGGATTGGCTGGCGCGCCTGGTAGGCCAAGCGCTTGTGAGCGGTGCACCGAAGGCGAGCCGCGGTCGCCTGATCCGCATTGTTGACGCCACGACGGTCCCCAAGGCTGGGACGAGCGGCAGGAACAAGAACGCGGTGTGGCGTGTCCACAGTGCGTTCGATCTTCCGCGGGAGCGTTTTGGTCACTTCGAATTGACTGATGAGCGCGGGGGCGAGACGCTGGATCGGATACCGGCGGTTGCCGGCGAAATCCGTCTTGCCGATCGCGCCTATCTGCAGCCCGAGCGCATGGCACGTCTGCTCGATGCCGGTGCGGACTTCGTGATCCGGTCCGGCTGGAAGAGTGCGCGTTGGCTTGATGCCGAAGGTGGTCTGGTTGATCTCACGGCCGAACTGCGCAAAGCCACGGCAGGCGGCATGATCGATCGGCCGATCTGGATAAAACGCAGGTCTGGCGTGCCGCTCGCCATGCGTCTGGTTGCGATCAGGAAGCCGGCGCAAGCTGCCGCGGCTGCGCGACGCAAGGCACGCCGGACCGCACAAAAGGGAGGCCATCAGCTCTCCAGGCAAACACTGGACGCCGCAGATTGGGTGATCCTGGTGACCTCACTCAAACCAAAGGACTTCACGACTGCCGACATTTTCGCCCTCTATCGGCTACGATGGCGCATCGAGCTCGGCTTCAAGCGGCTGAAAAGCTTGATTGGCCTGAAGGGGCCGCCCGGAACTGACGAGCGATCCGCCAGACCCCATATCCTTGCCCATCTGCTGATCATTCTTCTGCTCGAGCCGCTCGTCGACGAACTCGAGGACTCTCCCCGCTTGGCCGACGCCGCCTGA
- a CDS encoding IS1182 family transposase codes for MANRTFKAGDSREQPSLLPPRIEDYVGQQNPVRAIDSFVGALDLSKLGFRHADRAADEVGQPPYDPADLLKLYLYGYINQIRSSRRLEREACRNLELIWLLKNMKPGYRTIANFRKENWAALKAANRSFVLLLRDLGLIGGTFVAIDGALFHGNASKGSIFTQGKLAKQIAALDKEIEAYGKALEANDAEEAKRCAGPGDGSKGSGDVGEKVKELMARRERAQADLKNLETSDKGQLSKTDPDARLLSKGDQTIAGYNVQSVVDDKHTLIVASEVVNRNDAGHLHEMAKAAKEALDVETLQVAADAGYSTSEDLKACEDDGIVAYVPLHEGNGKLKEGRLSRKDFSYDANADAYRCPAGELLRPTEGRWTNTSGRIEIRYLARKAACAACPLSARCLAPKAPYRSIARWEHEDVLERHRMRMQSAEAATLMRRRSAIVEHPFGTLKCRAGYQHFLVRGFDKVRGEWSLMALCYNFTRVLSILGFDRFVAYLAEKTRIAGANLLAATLRAIRLALRPFRAKISLSLVVSAFRAAPAP; via the coding sequence ATGGCGAATCGGACGTTCAAGGCCGGCGACAGCCGGGAGCAACCCAGTCTTCTTCCTCCCCGGATTGAGGACTATGTCGGACAGCAGAATCCGGTGCGGGCGATCGACAGTTTCGTTGGCGCGCTCGACCTTTCAAAGCTCGGCTTCCGCCATGCGGATCGTGCCGCGGACGAAGTGGGGCAGCCGCCCTACGATCCGGCCGATCTGCTGAAGCTCTACCTTTACGGCTACATCAACCAGATCAGGTCGTCGCGGCGGTTGGAGCGGGAGGCCTGCCGCAATCTGGAGCTGATCTGGCTGTTGAAGAACATGAAGCCGGGCTATCGGACGATCGCCAACTTCCGCAAGGAGAACTGGGCGGCGCTCAAGGCCGCGAACCGCAGTTTCGTGCTGCTCCTGCGCGACCTCGGCCTGATCGGTGGGACCTTCGTTGCGATCGACGGGGCGCTATTCCATGGTAACGCCAGCAAGGGCAGCATCTTCACGCAAGGGAAGCTGGCCAAACAGATCGCCGCGTTGGACAAGGAGATCGAGGCTTATGGCAAGGCCCTTGAAGCCAACGATGCCGAGGAAGCCAAGCGATGTGCCGGTCCGGGAGATGGCAGCAAGGGCAGCGGCGATGTCGGCGAGAAGGTGAAGGAGCTGATGGCCCGGCGCGAGCGCGCGCAAGCCGACCTCAAGAACCTGGAGACAAGCGACAAGGGGCAACTCTCGAAGACCGATCCCGACGCAAGGCTTCTGAGCAAGGGCGACCAGACCATTGCGGGTTACAACGTGCAGAGCGTCGTTGACGACAAGCACACGCTCATCGTTGCCAGCGAGGTCGTCAACCGCAACGACGCGGGCCATCTTCATGAGATGGCAAAGGCGGCAAAAGAGGCCCTCGACGTCGAGACTCTGCAGGTGGCGGCCGATGCCGGCTATTCCACCAGCGAGGACCTGAAGGCCTGCGAGGATGACGGCATTGTTGCCTATGTGCCGCTGCACGAGGGCAATGGCAAGCTCAAGGAAGGCCGCCTCAGCCGCAAGGACTTCAGTTACGATGCGAACGCCGATGCCTACCGTTGCCCGGCCGGCGAGCTGCTGCGCCCGACGGAAGGGCGCTGGACGAACACGAGCGGCCGCATCGAGATCCGCTACCTGGCGCGCAAGGCGGCCTGCGCAGCATGTCCCCTGAGCGCGCGGTGTCTTGCCCCGAAGGCGCCTTACCGGAGCATCGCGCGCTGGGAACACGAGGACGTTCTCGAACGTCACCGCATGAGGATGCAAAGCGCCGAGGCTGCCACATTGATGCGCCGCCGTTCCGCCATCGTCGAGCACCCTTTCGGAACACTCAAATGCCGCGCCGGCTATCAGCACTTTCTCGTGCGCGGCTTCGACAAGGTCCGCGGCGAATGGAGCCTGATGGCGCTTTGCTACAACTTCACCCGCGTGCTCAGCATTCTCGGCTTCGACCGCTTCGTCGCGTACCTTGCAGAAAAGACGCGCATTGCCGGCGCAAACCTCCTTGCGGCCACTCTGCGCGCCATTCGGCTTGCTTTGCGGCCCTTCCGCGCCAAAATCTCGCTGTCGCTCGTCGTCAGTGCTTTCCGAGCCGCCCCAGCCCCTTAG
- a CDS encoding SMP-30/gluconolactonase/LRE family protein — MSMAVDSFAASVRRFSPRLLLSELLLKQWFEPVVPFTVMIGLWAYFALTIPDYASVQNSVSLLRLFAEFGFVALAMGFCLVTGGIDLSVGAIFALCNFAALYFLLVREWPVSLAVPATLVVGALLGSINGFLIGFLKTRPFLTTLVTLIILRASVNLLNTSYAQVFATNSVDSDAWDFIGGGSVRGIPVNAATLFVVLLICHIFLSRSRYGWHLTAIGASRKAARHAGIRVRLMLFMTYVLSGMLCAASGIFYAARQASTDSTTGVGWEFQALTAVVLGGVSLAGGKGTVWRAMIGALIIFLLINGLVRMGIPGYVTSAVTGVILLAAVGIDVKWSKNRGKAIQKIYVNPAFVPLASAPSVQPGATSPYAQNDRLINAQAIGLDQVEGPEDVILDRQGRVYGSTRDGNVIRFSGPNFETREVFAHIGGRPLGMQFDRDENLIVAVAGMGVYGVAPDGRIFKVTDETNRTWYKLNDDSRLRMADDLDIAPDGKIYFSDCTTRYEMTTNTLDILEGRPNGRVVCYDPATKTTRTVINHFYFPNGICVSHDGKSVLIASTSLCKVFRHWIDGPKKGRTEILMDELPGNPDNINRASDGTYWLALVGIRTPTFDLAARKPGFRLRMVKQVPTDEWLAPALNHGCVLKFNEQGEALESWWDPTGISHSTLTSMREHKGYLYLGGLENNRIGRIKLDGVDEDWTGYDAYWGTKSRVTT, encoded by the coding sequence ATGTCGATGGCAGTCGATTCCTTTGCCGCATCGGTGCGGCGGTTTTCACCCCGGCTCCTGCTCTCGGAGCTCCTGCTCAAGCAGTGGTTCGAGCCGGTCGTTCCCTTCACCGTGATGATCGGGCTGTGGGCCTATTTCGCGCTCACGATTCCCGACTACGCCTCGGTGCAGAACTCGGTGTCGCTGCTGCGGCTGTTCGCCGAATTCGGCTTCGTTGCGCTGGCGATGGGGTTCTGCCTCGTCACCGGCGGCATCGATCTCTCCGTCGGCGCGATCTTCGCGCTGTGCAACTTCGCGGCGCTGTATTTCCTCCTGGTACGCGAATGGCCTGTTAGCCTCGCGGTGCCGGCGACGCTGGTGGTCGGCGCGCTGCTCGGCAGCATCAACGGCTTTTTGATCGGCTTCCTGAAGACGCGGCCGTTCCTCACCACGCTGGTGACGCTGATCATCCTGCGCGCCTCGGTCAACCTGCTCAACACCTCCTACGCGCAGGTGTTCGCGACCAACTCGGTCGACAGCGACGCCTGGGATTTCATCGGCGGCGGCAGCGTGCGCGGCATCCCCGTCAACGCGGCGACGCTGTTCGTGGTGCTCCTGATCTGCCACATCTTCCTGTCGCGCTCGCGCTATGGCTGGCATCTCACCGCGATCGGCGCGAGCCGCAAGGCGGCGCGCCATGCCGGCATCCGCGTCCGGCTGATGCTGTTCATGACCTATGTGCTGTCGGGCATGCTGTGCGCGGCGAGCGGCATCTTCTACGCCGCGCGGCAGGCCTCGACGGATTCCACCACCGGCGTGGGCTGGGAATTCCAGGCGCTCACCGCGGTCGTGCTCGGCGGCGTCTCGCTCGCCGGCGGCAAGGGTACGGTGTGGCGGGCGATGATTGGGGCGCTGATCATCTTCCTCCTGATCAACGGCCTCGTGCGCATGGGCATCCCCGGCTACGTCACTTCGGCGGTAACCGGCGTGATCCTGCTCGCCGCCGTCGGCATCGACGTCAAATGGTCGAAGAACCGCGGCAAGGCCATCCAGAAGATCTACGTCAACCCGGCCTTCGTGCCGCTGGCGTCGGCGCCGTCGGTGCAGCCGGGCGCGACCTCTCCTTATGCGCAGAACGACCGGCTGATCAATGCGCAGGCGATCGGCCTCGACCAGGTCGAAGGGCCGGAGGATGTCATCCTCGACCGTCAGGGCCGGGTCTACGGCTCGACCCGCGACGGCAATGTGATCCGCTTCTCCGGGCCGAATTTCGAAACCCGCGAGGTGTTCGCCCATATCGGCGGTCGGCCACTCGGCATGCAGTTCGATCGCGACGAGAACCTGATCGTCGCGGTCGCCGGCATGGGCGTCTATGGCGTCGCGCCCGACGGCCGTATCTTCAAGGTCACCGACGAGACCAACCGCACCTGGTACAAGCTGAACGACGATTCCCGCCTGCGCATGGCCGACGATCTCGACATCGCGCCCGACGGCAAGATCTATTTCAGCGACTGCACCACGCGTTATGAGATGACGACCAACACCCTCGACATCCTCGAGGGCCGGCCGAACGGCCGCGTGGTCTGCTACGATCCCGCGACCAAGACTACACGCACGGTGATCAACCACTTCTACTTCCCGAACGGGATCTGCGTCTCGCATGACGGCAAGTCGGTGCTGATCGCCTCGACCTCGCTGTGCAAGGTGTTCCGCCACTGGATCGATGGCCCGAAGAAGGGCCGCACCGAGATCCTGATGGACGAGCTGCCGGGCAACCCCGACAACATCAACCGCGCCTCCGACGGCACCTACTGGCTGGCGCTGGTCGGCATCCGCACGCCGACCTTCGATCTCGCCGCGCGCAAGCCGGGTTTCCGCCTGCGCATGGTCAAGCAGGTGCCGACCGACGAGTGGCTCGCGCCCGCGCTCAATCATGGCTGCGTGCTGAAGTTCAACGAGCAGGGCGAGGCGCTGGAATCCTGGTGGGACCCGACCGGCATCTCGCATTCGACCCTGACCTCGATGCGCGAGCACAAGGGCTATCTCTATCTCGGCGGGCTCGAGAACAACCGCATCGGCCGCATCAAGCTCGACGGCGTCGATGAGGACTGGACCGGCTACGATGCCTATTGGGGCACCAAGAGCAGGGTGACGACATAA
- a CDS encoding ABC transporter permease, with protein MSVQSPSRGVAVPAASSRSGTMFAKPSQEHIVLLITIALLIVFGLTLNGFATVSNLLNLLRSISILGVLGLGMGLIVISRGIDLSEVAIMAGSWAIALIEMQNGMPVFTAVLLALAIAVLIGVVNGVMVAFVEAPALFVTLAAGFVIYGLAFWIAPAWVVYAPKDAPGLMYLGAGRLFGVPVPILVFAIAAIAMHLFLSRTSIGRFIYAQGDNPEAARLTGVALRPLIVLEHVLVALLAWIAGLVWVGTTGSMQMAITQGTMIFDVVLVVVIGGISLVGGRGSVFSVVVGCILIGTLLNAFTIMDVNSEVQNIIKGVVLLAAIVLDNWLHPRDEETARQGD; from the coding sequence ATGAGCGTGCAATCGCCGTCGCGCGGCGTTGCCGTCCCGGCGGCGTCGTCCCGATCTGGCACGATGTTCGCCAAGCCGAGCCAGGAGCATATCGTGCTCCTGATCACGATCGCGCTGTTGATCGTGTTCGGCCTGACGCTGAACGGCTTCGCCACCGTTTCCAATCTCCTCAATTTGTTGCGCAGCATTTCCATCCTCGGCGTGCTCGGGCTCGGCATGGGCCTGATCGTGATCAGCCGCGGCATCGACCTCTCCGAGGTCGCGATCATGGCGGGCTCCTGGGCGATCGCGCTGATCGAGATGCAGAACGGCATGCCGGTGTTCACGGCCGTGCTGCTGGCGCTGGCGATCGCGGTGCTGATCGGCGTCGTCAACGGCGTGATGGTCGCCTTCGTCGAGGCGCCGGCGCTGTTCGTGACGCTGGCCGCGGGCTTCGTGATCTACGGCCTCGCGTTCTGGATCGCGCCGGCCTGGGTGGTCTATGCGCCGAAGGATGCGCCAGGGCTGATGTATCTCGGCGCCGGCCGGCTGTTCGGTGTCCCGGTTCCGATCCTGGTGTTCGCCATCGCCGCGATCGCGATGCATCTGTTCCTGTCGCGCACCTCGATCGGGCGCTTCATCTATGCGCAGGGCGACAATCCGGAGGCCGCGCGGCTCACCGGCGTCGCGCTGCGACCGCTGATCGTGCTGGAGCATGTGCTGGTTGCGCTGCTCGCCTGGATTGCAGGCCTGGTCTGGGTCGGTACCACAGGCAGCATGCAGATGGCGATCACGCAGGGCACCATGATCTTCGACGTCGTGCTCGTCGTTGTCATCGGCGGCATCAGCCTGGTCGGCGGCCGCGGCAGCGTGTTCAGCGTTGTGGTCGGCTGCATCCTGATCGGCACGCTGCTCAACGCCTTCACCATCATGGACGTCAATAGCGAGGTCCAGAACATCATCAAGGGCGTGGTGCTGCTGGCCGCGATCGTGCTCGACAACTGGCTGCACCCCCGCGACGAGGAGACCGCGCGGCAGGGCGACTGA
- a CDS encoding bifunctional salicylyl-CoA 5-hydroxylase/oxidoreductase — MRIVCIGGGPAGLYFGILMKMLDPAHRISVVERNRPYDTFGFGVVFSDATMDNMRKWDPVTADTIEQAFNHWDDIEVLIKGRRMRTTGHGFVGIGRKHLLNILQARAEELGVELIFEREVNSDLEFPDADLIVACDGVNSKIRSKYAKDFQPDMLMRPNRYIWLGTNRPFDAFTFDFRKTEHGWFQAHIYKFEEGAATFIVETTEAAYLAHGLDKMDQDASIAFCEKVFAEILEGHHLVSNARHLRGSAWLSFPRLICGKWTAFNGNSHVVLMGDAAHTAHFAIGSGTKLALEDAIELTNQFKKHGATRDSIPGVLAAYEELRRVDVARIQNAARNAMEWFEVVGSRYADTLEPEQFMYSLLTRSQRISHENLRLRDKVWLEGYERWFAERSGLPATNDRVTPPMLTPFRIRGLSLNNRIIVSPMAMYSAEEGVPSDFHLVHFGSRALGGAGLMFTEMTCVSPEARITPGCCGLWNDAQAVAYKRIVDFVHRNSQAKIGIQLGHSGRKGSTRVAWEGMDEPLPDHNWPLVSASSVPYLPEGQVPEPMSRAEMDEVRGQFVAAARRGAKIGFDILELHCAHGYLLSSFLSPLTNRRTDAYGGSIANRARYPLEVFCAIREVWPEDKPMSVRLSCHDWAEGGNTPEDALEFAKLFKAAGADLIDCSSGQVWADDHPVYGRLYQTPFADKIRNEIGIATIAVGAISEADHANSIIAAGRADLCAIARPHLADPAWTLHEAAKIGVKSVPWPKQYLSGKPQYEANLERAAAGVKA, encoded by the coding sequence ATGCGCATCGTTTGCATTGGAGGCGGGCCGGCCGGGCTGTATTTCGGCATCCTGATGAAGATGCTGGATCCCGCGCACCGGATTTCCGTGGTCGAGCGCAACCGGCCCTACGACACGTTCGGATTCGGCGTGGTGTTTTCCGACGCCACCATGGACAACATGCGCAAGTGGGATCCAGTGACTGCCGACACAATCGAGCAGGCCTTCAACCACTGGGACGACATAGAGGTCCTGATCAAGGGCCGGCGCATGCGCACGACGGGCCATGGCTTCGTCGGCATCGGGCGCAAGCATTTGCTCAACATCCTGCAGGCACGGGCCGAGGAACTCGGCGTCGAGCTGATCTTCGAGCGCGAGGTCAATTCCGATCTCGAGTTCCCAGACGCCGACCTGATCGTCGCGTGCGACGGCGTGAACTCGAAGATCCGCAGTAAATATGCGAAGGACTTCCAGCCCGACATGCTGATGCGGCCGAACCGCTATATCTGGCTCGGTACCAACCGGCCGTTCGACGCCTTCACCTTCGACTTTCGCAAGACCGAGCACGGCTGGTTCCAAGCGCACATCTACAAGTTCGAGGAGGGCGCGGCGACCTTCATCGTCGAGACCACGGAGGCCGCGTATCTCGCCCACGGCCTCGACAAGATGGATCAGGATGCCTCGATCGCATTCTGCGAAAAAGTGTTCGCCGAAATCCTCGAAGGGCATCACCTGGTCTCCAACGCCCGCCATCTGCGCGGCTCGGCCTGGCTGTCCTTCCCGCGGCTGATCTGCGGCAAGTGGACCGCCTTCAACGGCAACAGCCATGTGGTGCTGATGGGCGATGCCGCGCACACCGCGCATTTCGCGATCGGCTCGGGCACGAAGCTCGCGCTGGAGGATGCGATCGAGCTGACCAACCAGTTCAAGAAGCATGGTGCGACCAGGGACAGCATTCCCGGGGTGCTGGCCGCCTATGAGGAACTGCGCCGGGTCGACGTGGCGCGGATCCAGAACGCCGCGCGCAATGCGATGGAATGGTTCGAGGTGGTCGGCTCGCGCTATGCCGACACGCTGGAGCCGGAACAGTTCATGTATTCGCTGCTGACGCGCTCGCAGCGCATCAGCCACGAGAATCTGCGCCTGCGCGACAAGGTATGGCTCGAAGGCTATGAGCGCTGGTTCGCCGAGCGCAGCGGACTGCCCGCGACCAACGACCGCGTCACGCCGCCGATGCTGACGCCGTTCCGTATCCGTGGGCTGTCGCTCAACAATCGCATCATCGTCTCGCCGATGGCGATGTATTCGGCGGAAGAGGGCGTGCCCAGCGACTTCCATTTGGTGCATTTCGGCTCGCGCGCGCTCGGCGGCGCCGGCCTCATGTTCACCGAAATGACCTGCGTCTCGCCGGAGGCGCGCATCACGCCCGGCTGCTGCGGGCTGTGGAATGACGCGCAGGCGGTGGCCTACAAGCGCATCGTCGATTTCGTGCACCGCAATTCGCAAGCCAAGATCGGCATCCAGCTCGGCCATTCCGGCCGCAAGGGCTCGACCCGCGTGGCCTGGGAGGGGATGGACGAGCCGCTGCCCGATCACAACTGGCCGCTGGTGTCGGCCTCGTCAGTTCCCTATCTGCCAGAGGGCCAGGTGCCCGAGCCGATGAGTCGCGCCGAGATGGACGAGGTGCGCGGGCAGTTCGTTGCCGCCGCCAGGCGCGGCGCCAAGATCGGCTTCGATATCCTGGAGCTGCATTGCGCCCACGGCTATCTGCTGTCGAGCTTCCTGTCGCCGCTGACCAACCGCCGCACCGACGCGTATGGCGGATCGATCGCAAACCGCGCGCGTTATCCGCTCGAGGTGTTCTGCGCCATCCGCGAGGTGTGGCCCGAGGACAAGCCGATGTCGGTCCGGCTGTCCTGCCACGACTGGGCCGAGGGCGGCAACACGCCCGAGGATGCGCTGGAATTCGCAAAGCTGTTCAAGGCAGCAGGCGCGGACCTGATCGACTGCTCGTCGGGCCAGGTCTGGGCCGACGACCATCCGGTCTACGGCCGGCTCTATCAGACACCGTTCGCCGACAAGATCCGCAACGAGATCGGTATCGCCACCATCGCGGTCGGCGCGATCTCGGAAGCCGACCACGCCAACTCGATCATTGCTGCCGGCCGCGCCGACCTCTGCGCGATCGCGCGGCCGCATCTTGCCGATCCGGCCTGGACGCTGCACGAGGCGGCGAAGATCGGCGTGAAGTCGGTCCCCTGGCCGAAGCAATATCTGTCGGGCAAGCCGCAATACGAGGCCAATCTCGAACGAGCAGCCGCGGGAGTGAAGGCATGA
- a CDS encoding sugar ABC transporter substrate-binding protein produces the protein MKTTKFWTILLAGATLAALPFVASAQEEGTKAGRELRAAYDKALQGKTIAYLPIALGVPLSDEWGRVVHEEAEWRGMKYIVRDPNNNPSAMQQALTALVDQKPDVLIVQNPSVTLLMKDLKRAESQGTHVIQVNMASNYKSGAFVGVDWREIGRMLANETVKACGTGSGKSGKVQIVQGELTAAASVDQVGAIMEVLNKDPNIKVVSNQAANWDANTALNITATVIQQHPDLCASIGFWGIMESGAAQAIRNAGKINDVKVLASGEGSQLDCDQVNSGNFYKFLSYKATEQGHDLMFAAETLLMSGEKPGTRNLAYYTRPIWLDKSNASGANCFALPKKN, from the coding sequence ATGAAGACGACCAAGTTCTGGACGATCCTGCTCGCCGGGGCGACGCTGGCCGCGTTGCCGTTCGTGGCCAGCGCGCAAGAAGAGGGCACCAAGGCCGGGCGCGAGCTGCGCGCCGCCTACGACAAGGCGCTGCAGGGCAAGACGATCGCTTATTTGCCGATCGCGCTCGGCGTGCCGTTGTCCGACGAATGGGGCCGCGTGGTGCACGAAGAGGCCGAGTGGCGCGGCATGAAATACATCGTCCGCGATCCCAACAACAATCCGTCGGCGATGCAGCAGGCGCTGACCGCGCTGGTCGACCAGAAGCCCGACGTCCTGATCGTGCAGAATCCGAGCGTGACGCTCTTGATGAAGGACCTCAAGCGCGCGGAGAGCCAGGGTACGCATGTGATCCAGGTCAACATGGCCTCGAACTACAAGTCCGGCGCCTTCGTCGGCGTCGACTGGCGCGAGATCGGCAGGATGCTCGCCAACGAGACGGTCAAGGCCTGCGGCACCGGCTCCGGCAAGTCCGGCAAGGTCCAGATCGTGCAGGGCGAGTTGACCGCGGCCGCCAGTGTCGACCAGGTCGGCGCGATCATGGAGGTTCTGAACAAGGACCCGAACATCAAGGTGGTGTCGAACCAGGCGGCGAACTGGGACGCCAACACCGCGCTCAACATCACCGCCACGGTGATCCAGCAGCATCCCGATCTCTGCGCCTCGATCGGCTTCTGGGGCATCATGGAATCAGGCGCAGCGCAGGCGATCCGCAATGCCGGCAAGATCAACGACGTGAAGGTGCTCGCTTCGGGCGAGGGCTCGCAGCTCGATTGCGATCAGGTCAATTCGGGCAATTTCTACAAGTTCCTGAGCTACAAGGCGACCGAGCAGGGCCACGACCTGATGTTCGCCGCCGAAACCCTGCTGATGTCCGGCGAGAAGCCCGGCACCCGCAATCTCGCCTATTACACGCGGCCGATCTGGCTTGATAAGTCCAACGCCTCAGGCGCCAACTGCTTCGCGCTACCCAAGAAAAACTAA
- a CDS encoding IS481 family transposase — MNIHKNAPLTPKGREAMVRSVIEGGLTKAAAALQFNVTAKTVAKWVKRFRAEGVDGLSFLTASFLAKPNPGSHMHLVETFRRQRHTGKQIAFEVGVSAATVSRILRRLGLNRLAALEPAEPIRRYERQHPGELIHLDIKKLGKFNRIGHRITSDRRGSSNLRSRRQGPGWEYVHVCIDDASRIAFSQVMKNERKGCAVAFLKAAVAYYMSLGVKVERVMTDNGACYKSFAFLRACKRLGLKHIRTKPYTPKTNGKAERFIQTSLREWAYAQAYNTSTERAAELPRWLHRYNWHRPHGSLGSKPPISRLGLTGNNLLRLHT; from the coding sequence ATGAACATCCACAAGAATGCGCCTCTGACGCCGAAAGGTCGAGAGGCGATGGTGCGGAGCGTGATCGAGGGCGGCCTGACGAAGGCCGCAGCCGCGCTGCAATTCAATGTCACGGCGAAGACGGTCGCCAAATGGGTCAAGCGCTTCCGCGCAGAAGGCGTCGATGGTTTGTCGTTCCTCACGGCCTCATTCCTTGCCAAGCCAAACCCCGGCAGCCACATGCACCTTGTCGAGACGTTCCGCCGGCAGCGCCACACCGGCAAACAGATCGCGTTCGAAGTCGGGGTCTCAGCAGCAACCGTCAGCCGTATCCTGCGCCGGCTCGGTTTGAACAGGCTGGCTGCTCTGGAGCCGGCCGAGCCGATCCGGCGCTATGAGCGCCAGCATCCTGGTGAACTGATCCACCTAGACATCAAAAAGCTCGGCAAGTTCAATCGGATCGGCCATCGGATCACCAGCGATCGACGTGGGTCGAGCAATCTGCGTTCTCGCCGTCAAGGGCCCGGTTGGGAATACGTCCATGTCTGCATCGACGATGCGTCGCGGATCGCTTTCAGCCAGGTCATGAAGAACGAGCGAAAGGGCTGTGCCGTCGCTTTCCTCAAGGCGGCAGTGGCCTACTACATGAGCCTGGGCGTGAAGGTAGAGCGCGTCATGACCGACAACGGCGCGTGCTACAAATCCTTCGCCTTCCTCAGGGCGTGCAAGCGTCTCGGTCTCAAGCACATCCGCACCAAGCCCTATACGCCCAAAACCAATGGCAAGGCCGAACGCTTCATTCAAACCAGCCTACGAGAATGGGCCTACGCGCAGGCCTACAACACCTCAACAGAAAGAGCAGCGGAGCTGCCACGATGGCTTCACCGCTACAACTGGCATCGTCCTCATGGCAGTCTCGGCTCAAAGCCACCGATCAGCAGGCTCGGATTAACCGGGAACAACCTCTTGAGGCTCCACACCTAG